atatatatatattatatatatatatatatatatatatatatatatatatatagatagatagatagatagatatgtatatatatacatacacacacacacacacatatatatatatatatatattatatatatatatatatatatatatatatatatatatatatatatatatacacaatatatatatatcttaaattttggataataaaaaaattattaacaaataatgataaatgaaagcTTTACGATACTTTGATTTTTCTCAGGTTTCACAGAATTGATGGTAAAACTATTCATTTAAAAGAATCTCAAGTTCTTATTTATCAATCGTTATTTAATTTCATGGTAAACGAGCATTTTGGCGTTTTGAAGATTTTCACCACTATGGCCTTTATATTGAAGTttaattccatcgttcaaccaatgtagtcctaaTGAAAAGTCATGTAACAATAAATGAAAACTTAAATGTAATTTTCCTTTCATCTTGAAAACTAACTAGAGCTCAGTTTGTGCGGATAGATGCTGTCTTCGATGTTTAAACCCCATaaagatattttctattcattataaacgtaaagtaacataaaCAATGAGCGATACataaacatggtgaaagggtttgtgtaacgccatgatcagcaagagGTCACAGCCACTTATATTAGCTTGGTTTGCAGtaagtggccagcgtgatgatgaaaactgcctaaaccccaaacatgaataaggacatgtctgaggcctttgccctgcaggggactagaaacggctgcatttgttgttgcttcgtatacatatatatatatatatatatatatatatatatatatatatatatatatatatgttatgtgtgtgtgtatatattgttctCTAAATATATGAATCGTGTCAGGATATGGACTTACGAGGCATAAACAAAATAGATTTAGCGTTCTGCAGCTCATATGTAAAGCTCACAATGTCCCTCTTGATTTGGTATTTAAAAGATATTTGCTTCAACCAagtcttaaatttatttttttttattattttgtatgtgtatatgcgtaTGTGCTTGCATGCAGTATTCTATGTGCTTGTTACCTGTGAGAAAATATCTGTATTGACAATTTACACAGTCAAGTTTGTGTCTAAATCTTAGCGGTTTGTTAGTTTTGAAAATGTGTTTCGATCTACCTAAAGAAAATGTAGGAAAAGCGTACATTAATGTTGACCTTGCTGTTGCTTGCAGATTAGTACCGAAATATCTGGTAATAGATCTTTTCATAAGAGTTTGAGCTCTCTTATCTTGGTTATATCAATCTTTTTCcatgtttatatgtttgtatttcTCATAAACTTATTTAGTTATGTTACATTATAGATTTACTTGTACCCCAATTTTtactggtattttatgattgtcTTGAACTTTATTGATTCTTCATAAGTTGACTAATGTTGTCATTTACTCTAATACTTTTTTTCATTAAGTAAAGAATCGTGATATTTTTGGTAAGTATTAAGATGTATTGATAATTTGTCTTGCCTATTAGCTCTATATctcatacatatatttttcttttttcaggatCAAGTCCTTCGATAACCATCAACCAATTTGATGAAGAAGGGAGATGGGATTCAAAGGTGGCAACTTATTTTGATGCAATAATTATGGAGATACAGAGTCCTGATGATTTGTTTATCACAGAAGATAGCAACATCCTCGAAAGCCTCGCCAATGACAATTACAAGCTCGTGAAGTACAGCCTGAGCAAAGAGAAGATCGTCGAAACTGTGAAGACCGTAAACTCTGAAACAAACAAGGTCATAGAGACTGTAGGAAATGATCTTGATAACAAGGAGAATATCAACATCATCCAAGAGTATGccaagaagaaagaaaagatacACACCACCAAGGAGAGCATCTTCAGAGTTCAGCAAATGGTCAAGAGGGTGCCCAGGAGGTCTGTGATGACGAGGCAGAATGCCATGGATGTCCAGGACGAGCTCGAAAAGGGCCTTCTGGAAACAGACTCGGAAGGAAGCTCCTCCGAGAAGGGGTCTATCGAAATGGGTGAAAGTACATCCTCCGAAGACATGTCCTCTGTAGGAGGGTCATCAACAGAAATCTGCTCTCCAAAAAGGCATTACTCTTCAGAAGTTGAAGCATGTGTAGCGTCTGACCTAAGCTTCTGTAAGAAATGTGACGAGGGTCCCGATTGCTGTGCTGATGCCTCTAGTCATGACAGTGGTAGCATCATCAGTAGTACTGATGAAGAATCTGATGCCACAGAAGTCCCTTCTGTTTTAGAAGTAGAAAATGGAAGAGTGAGCGATGACTGCATGGACAACAATGACAGCTGGAGTTTTGAAGATGATGCTGCTGCTGATACAAGCGAACAGACCAGGCATAATGAGCAAGAGTTGCTGGTAGAGCAATGTGAACAGAAGGATCTGGAACAGCAGCATGCGAGATCTGAGAAAGATGCAGAAGGTAACTGCGGTGAAGACGAAACCTCAGACGAAGTGGAAGTGATTACTTTTTGCATGGGTGAAGGAAACAGCGATAAAGCCATTGCCGAGTATGAATTTTTCAttgatgaagatgacgatgattATGGTGAAGAGTTGGAATATGATGGTGATGTTAGAAATGTTATATTTGATGACGAGGAGGAATATTGCGTAGACGATGATTACGAAGAGGAAGTTGAAGAGGTTAACGTACAGACCCGTAGCTCAACTTCGAGACAAACGAGGTATTCTCGGTACCAAGAACCTCTGGAAGTGATTTTGGAAATTTTAGGTGAAGAAGGCGAAGATGAATCGGAGAGCAAGAAGAACAAACGTAGTGGGGAGTTTAAAGAACAGAAAAACTCAAATGAAGATTTAATAAGTTTTTCCAGTAGTGGAGAATTCAGTCCAGATAGCATAGAAGAGTACTGCGCAAGGAAAAATCAGGTCAATCTTCTGAATTTGATCAAAGGCAACAGTACAATAGACAGTACTATAGAGAGCCTCCCATCAGGCCCCTCATCTTTGACAAATGATGAAATAGAAGTACTTTTGGGTAAAGAAGGTACTTCTCCAATGTCATCTGTGGAACCATTTTGTGAAGGGCAGGCAGCTTCTCTGGAACAACAGAAGGAAGAACCTGCCCAAGTACCACTTGGTAGTCTGATGGATGTACCCGTTCCGCAGATCAGACTAGACCCTTTGACACCCCAGAGTCAAAGGAGGGAAGAGGCATCAGACAGGGATAAGCTGAAAAACCTAACATCAGAAATTGAAGCCTATTTGAAAGAGACGACGCAGCTCCTGGAAAGTGCTATGCTATACACTTCTTCTGTTTCCAATCGAAATGTCAAAACTAAATCTGAGTCTGACAATCAAGAGGTTAAACAATTTTCAAATACTCCTTCTACTCCATCTATAGCAGACAATTTCAACAATAGGAATTTCCCATCTAAGAATCCTGACAATCGTGAAAGTAGACAGGTGAGATTAATTGAGATTGATAGCTCTTCCTTTGATGCTAATATGACCAAAGCTGCAGATTGTAATGTTAGTGAAGCTCGAAAACCACCTAAAGAATTCCATCTGCACCTGCTCAGAGAGGAGCAGATAATAAACCTCTCCACCACTGTTACTGATATTTCAACGCCTGTTAACTCCACAAACACCCTACCCTTGGGTTTGACATCAGATTTGTGGTATCCAGAACAGCCATTGATAACTCCTCCACCAATGTTCGTAGGGCATTTTAATTTGTCAGAACCAAATCAGACAAACCTTGAGAAAGATGACACATGCGTTGATGCCGTCACTCCTCCCAAAGGCTTTTCAGACAACACCGAAATCTTCCGAACGATCAATGAAACTCAAAATTTTACCGAAACTGAATATCACTCAGCTCTGGAAAACTCTGTGGAAGTGATGGATGCGCTAGAATGGGAGGAGAAAAAATGTAGCGAACCAAACACTCCGAGAATCATATACAAACCTTCTGACAGCATCCAGGAGGATTTTGTTCCCTTTATGAGTCCCAGGAATGAAAAGAGATGGTCGGCATCTTCCCTTGATGAAGGTTTCAATGTCAGTTTAGAGGCATATGATAACGGGGGACCAATGTCGTTACCTATCATTTGCAGTCAGAAACCTCTAAGCCCAGTGAAGAAGTCGCCATCTTTTGAGGAGTTGTTACCAGAAAACAAACGATTCGTTCAGACGGAAACGGAGCAAAAACCTAAAAACAAACAATTCGTTCAGACGGAAACAGAGCAAAAGCCTGAAAACAAACAATTCGTTCAGACGGAAACAGAGCAAAAGCCTGTCAAGAAAGTGGAATTCAAAAGTGAACAGACAACTGAAGAAGTGAAACTTCGAAGGAAAACCCCAATAAGCGAGATTAATCTAAGAAACAGGGCATCCGTTGATgaagtaaaactaagaaaaatgtCTGTTGTAGATGATGGGAAACTAAAGAAAAGGTCCTCCGTTGATGAGAACAAGTTGAGAAAACGGTCTTCTCTTCGTTGTGAGTCGCCTCCTCCAACTGTTGACTGTTTAGAGAATCTAGAAAAGTTGTGTAATCGGTTGAGTCTTGAGCAAGAAATGTTGAAAGAAAACGAGATCAAGTTTGACGTTTTCCGTCAAATACATACTAAAAAGGTGGATTTCTCGAACTGTCATGATTCAGGTTTTGAATCAATGGTTCATCAAGAACTAGACAATTCTAAACAGTTTCAtagcaatgaaaatataaatagtaatatttaTTCTCCTACCAAAACCCAAAGGGGGTTAGATTTAAGTCAACCCTATAATGGGTGGGAAGTAAGTAAAGAAAACCAGCTCCCTGTGACTTTAAAAGAAAACGGTAACTACTCAGAATTTGAAGGGCtaactatggaagatgaagaagaatttcGTTACATTGACGAGAAACTAGACGAAATCTTCCGTTATGTTGACGAAGCGAGTAAGAGAAGCAGTTTTTGTAGTAGCGTAAAAGACTTCGATGTGACTAAGCTGGGTAACGAGGAGACCCAAACGGTCATTTCTTCAGTACCAAAATCTAAGAAAAACAAAGTGAACTGTGAACTACAAGCTAAGCTGAACGAGCTTTTTAGTGATTTGGATTCCATGTACGAGAGACATGTCATAAAAATGAAAGATTTATACGCGGAACAAGCTCGCTCTTCACAGGCCTTTACGCCCAAAGGTTATCTCCTACCTGATAAGAAGGAATATGTGCACATTGTTCAAGACGAGATTTTACAGCCACAGGCCATGACCATTGACAAACCAGCTAAGGAAAACGACCCGTATCAGGATATCCTCGATGTGTCTGAAGATCTGAAGAACCTTTGCGTGTTTCACGCGAACAGAACTGATTGGAATGACGAAGGGCCTTTGACATCTAAAGCAGAAGGCGTGATAGAAGAGAACATACCTGCTTATTACGACAATGTTGGTTTAAATGTCCCTCTGCCGTCTGGCCTTGTGTGCGAAGACGCCGTGGAAGCAGAGGAGAGAagaaaattatgtacaattaatGAAGGAATTCATAAACCAAAAGGGCTTATATGTAAAGACAAAGATACTCCCGACAAACGGGAAATGTTCATGGTTAGAAAGGAAAAGAACTGTGACCTAGAGAGTAAGGATGATGACAGTGTCCACGTGGGTATCCTCCTGAGGACTCTCAAAACCGAAAACCAAAGATGTTACGAAGTGACATTTAGATGCCTTCAGAAGATCGTAGCGAGTACTGTCGCCAATGAAAACATCTCCCGCTTACTCGaggtaagaaactctctctctctctctctctctctctctctctctctctctctctctctctctctctatatatatatatatatatatatatatatatatatatatatatatatatatatatatatatatatatatatatataatatatatatataatatatatatataatatatatgtatatatatatatatatatatatataatatatatatataatatatatatataatatatatatataatatatatgtatataatatatatatatatatatatatatatatatatatatatatatatatatatatatatataatatatataaatgtatatatatatatatatatatatatatatatatatatatatatatatatatatatatatatatatataataatatatatatatatatatatatatatatatatatatatatatatatatatatatatatatacatgtatgtatgtatgtatgtatgtatataaatgcctgctgtatgtatatattgttaagATAATCAATGCCCCACAGGTAGGCAGTTATACATGCATGTTTGTATATCAAAAAGCTTTACTTTATTCCTGGATAGTATGTTGTATGATTTAAGACATTAGCTTTAGTTATTGTAGTAATTggtaaatttatacaaatatacataagtcCCTTTATACTGtattctttagaaaaaaattatttattttttgatagaTATGAACATATCAATTAAAGTTTTTTAGATATATCTTAATAGGCGATCGTATTTCATTCTGGTTATTTAAAAGAACTCCACCCATTTAGTTCATATTTATTTGGACTATTATGATTGTTCTTTCATTTAAtgtaaaattatgattttatagGTCCATGAAAGAGGCATACtgaatattttattcttcaaaTTAAGCTTCTTTTTTTCTGTTAAACTATTGTAGACTGTTCTTACCCTCTTTTTTCAACATTTGAATATCGTGATGTTTTAATTATCCACAATTTCTTTCATCGGGCAAAATTTTAGAGCATTGGCTGAAGAGAATACCTAGATTACCACATACtgactattatattttttttaaaaagttaaccattatatttttttttctaaaaagttaaCCATTATATTTTTTTCGAAACGTTATTCAGTTTTTGGTTAACATATGACAaatgattttaaagtaattttaacttTGGTGATAActgcatttgaaaatattttaatcttggatatgatattcatttatgtttttaacCAGCAAGGTTTATATGTAAGCTTTAGTAGCCATTGTTTATAgctgtacttaatttttttttttttttttttttttttttaccaacaaaataatttcttataaatttctaCCAACGAAATAATTTCTTCTAAATTTCTACCAACAAAATAATTTCTTCAGAaagtattcttttttatatattattttatgattgTTCAAATTCTTGTTTGCCCGATTAGGACTGTATTATTGTTTGTgcaaattagtgcatgttgcatgCTTGCTATGATGAAAAAACAGTGTAAATGCTTAAGCAAGATTACCCTTGGATTGAAAGCTGTTATTGTCGAGTTATCTAGAACAGTCTTTTGTCCTTTTTAAACATCCTTTATCAAATTTTGTCCTTTTTAAACATCCTTTATCAAATTTTGTCCTTTTTCACCTTCCTCTATcaaattttgtcctttttttacCTTCCTTTGTCAAATGTCCTTTTTTACCTTCCTTTGTCAACTGTTGTCCTTTTTTTTACCTTCCTTTGTCaaatttttatccttttgtttacctttatcaatttttctttttctaaccTTCCTTTATCAAATGCTGTCCTCTTGTTTACCTTCCTTTGTCAAATTTTGTCCTTTTTTGCCTTTATCAAATTTTGTAAATTTATTCTAAATTATGACCTCCCCCCTCACGTGCAGATTTCACCGGATGCAGTGTACGACGTTCCTCGCATTCACACACAGGTAAGTCAATCTTGTACTTATATACCAGTTGAACCCCCTTTATAGTCTTCTACTGCGCCCCCTTTATATCTTTCTATTTACTTCCGTTCCGTTTCCTTTCTTCCGTCTTTgttgtctatctttttttttttcacttttactttaaaCCACAACTGTGCCCCCTCTCCTTATCGCCTTGACACCGAATGGCATCCTCGACCCCAGCACTGGGGTAACTTGTCCCGAATAATGTGAAAAATATAAATCAAGTTTTAAATTATAACGCCAAATCAGTTGAAATTAAACAGGCGAATCGGTAAAGATTTATTCTTGAGGAGAATTAAAAGAGTAATTCTCTCATTTCGTCATCCTCTTCCTCCTCGATTAAAATAATCAAGAATAGTCACTTCAATTAACTTCTTCCTATCCATCCACTACctattcctcttcttcctctccattCTCCgcctatttctcttcttcttctccatcctccacctatttctcttcttcctctccatCCTCCAcctatttctcttcttcctctccatCCTCCAcctatttctcttcttcctctccatCCTCcacctatttctcttcctcctctccaCCCTACTACACCTATTCTTCTCCCTCCACTTATCCCTCTTCTTCCTCTCCACCCTCCACCTATTACTATTCTTCCTCTCCGTCCTCCAAATATCCCTCTTCCTCTCCTTCCTCCAcctatttctcttcttcctcttcatccttCAACTCTTTCTCAAAACTCACAGTCTCGACAAATGCTATAAAATCTAAATATCTCCTGATTTATAACCTTGACTCACAGTCCAGAGTGAGGCTCGACAAACAGCATGTTGTTTCAACAATTGACTGACATATAGACTTCAGTTGGAACTTGCAACTTTAGTAATTGATCATTAATTTAATGCGTATATTGTAATGGCCGGAAGATTACATTTTACTGGTGTTGAGCGTTTACAATGTTCAAATAACTTTCATAAGTTGAATATAGTTTATACTGTTTATTCTAATAACGTACATGAAGAAGatttttatgttgaaaatttattaatttttttatatatgaataataaaatcagaCAAGAAATAACCATGCAACCAAAACCGGCGTGTGAATCCCGTAGATCTAAATCGTATTGAATTTTAATGCTTGCAATAGAGATTGTTCAGTTATATCTTGTTGAtatcaattatgaaaaatcttacataGAGATTATTATTTACCAGATggaaatgtaggtatatatacatatatatatatatatatatatatatatatatatatatatttatgaagagagagagagagagagagagagagagagagagagagagagagagagagagagagagagagagaaggttggggggggggggttgcttaaaactaaaactcctTGGAAATCACTAGAATATGATATACGAATattatgaattagaattttttttggTGTTGAAATTTCTGGTAATATTTTCAGTAATCTTTCACCGGATAAAACCCCGAACAATTTGATTATCATTAGTTTCTTTACTAACTGTGACTTTAAgctttaatatatttttatgaaagagATAGTTTTGCCATTGAAGTATGTTTCTGAATTTCGTTACTTTTTCATCGCTAAAGATATTTTTAGAATACTGATGCTTTTGAACATCTTGAAATTGATGTAACTGTGGACATGAATGTATGGTATGCTGCCAACAAGAATGGTTTAATGCTTATTATACAGGATTTCATTTTCGTTTTGtgaataggtgtttttttttttcattaatgcatTGAAGGGATTTTCGAATGAGCTCTTGAttttattgtggtggccgatgtggtaacgtccctga
The nucleotide sequence above comes from Palaemon carinicauda isolate YSFRI2023 chromosome 18, ASM3689809v2, whole genome shotgun sequence. Encoded proteins:
- the LOC137657332 gene encoding uncharacterized protein produces the protein MEIQSPDDLFITEDSNILESLANDNYKLVKYSLSKEKIVETVKTVNSETNKVIETVGNDLDNKENINIIQEYAKKKEKIHTTKESIFRVQQMVKRVPRRSVMTRQNAMDVQDELEKGLLETDSEGSSSEKGSIEMGESTSSEDMSSVGGSSTEICSPKRHYSSEVEACVASDLSFCKKCDEGPDCCADASSHDSGSIISSTDEESDATEVPSVLEVENGRVSDDCMDNNDSWSFEDDAAADTSEQTRHNEQELLVEQCEQKDLEQQHARSEKDAEGNCGEDETSDEVEVITFCMGEGNSDKAIAEYEFFIDEDDDDYGEELEYDGDVRNVIFDDEEEYCVDDDYEEEVEEVNVQTRSSTSRQTRYSRYQEPLEVILEILGEEGEDESESKKNKRSGEFKEQKNSNEDLISFSSSGEFSPDSIEEYCARKNQVNLLNLIKGNSTIDSTIESLPSGPSSLTNDEIEVLLGKEGTSPMSSVEPFCEGQAASLEQQKEEPAQVPLGSLMDVPVPQIRLDPLTPQSQRREEASDRDKLKNLTSEIEAYLKETTQLLESAMLYTSSVSNRNVKTKSESDNQEVKQFSNTPSTPSIADNFNNRNFPSKNPDNRESRQVRLIEIDSSSFDANMTKAADCNVSEARKPPKEFHLHLLREEQIINLSTTVTDISTPVNSTNTLPLGLTSDLWYPEQPLITPPPMFVGHFNLSEPNQTNLEKDDTCVDAVTPPKGFSDNTEIFRTINETQNFTETEYHSALENSVEVMDALEWEEKKCSEPNTPRIIYKPSDSIQEDFVPFMSPRNEKRWSASSLDEGFNVSLEAYDNGGPMSLPIICSQKPLSPVKKSPSFEELLPENKRFVQTETEQKPKNKQFVQTETEQKPENKQFVQTETEQKPVKKVEFKSEQTTEEVKLRRKTPISEINLRNRASVDEVKLRKMSVVDDGKLKKRSSVDENKLRKRSSLRCESPPPTVDCLENLEKLCNRLSLEQEMLKENEIKFDVFRQIHTKKVDFSNCHDSGFESMVHQELDNSKQFHSNENINSNIYSPTKTQRGLDLSQPYNGWEVSKENQLPVTLKENGNYSEFEGLTMEDEEEFRYIDEKLDEIFRYVDEASKRSSFCSSVKDFDVTKLGNEETQTVISSVPKSKKNKVNCELQAKLNELFSDLDSMYERHVIKMKDLYAEQARSSQAFTPKGYLLPDKKEYVHIVQDEILQPQAMTIDKPAKENDPYQDILDVSEDLKNLCVFHANRTDWNDEGPLTSKAEGVIEENIPAYYDNVGLNVPLPSGLVCEDAVEAEERRKLCTINEGIHKPKGLICKDKDTPDKREMFMVRKEKNCDLESKDDDSVHVGILLRTLKTENQRCYEVTFRCLQKIVASTVANENISRLLEISPDAVYDVPRIHTQSRVRLDKQHVVSTID